From Cydia strobilella chromosome 3, ilCydStro3.1, whole genome shotgun sequence:
atttcgacttggtagctatcacggttcatgagatacagcctggtgacagacagacggatagcggagtcttagtaatagggtcccgtttttaccctttgggtacggaaccccaaagatACTTTTAagatttgtatgtattatgtaaGGATTGTTCACTCCATCTGTATAGTATTGTGTAAGTACCTGAGGAATTCGTTGATGCCGGTCTCGGAGAAGGATCCTCTGAGGGTGGAGAACTTGAGTTTCTTGGCGTTGACGACCGCCATGGCGGGGTAACCGAAGCCGCCCAGCTCCAGCGCTTCTTCAAGAGCGGTCTGTGCACCGGCCTCTGACCACACCCAGCTGGAATTTAACACAAGATGTTTCATTAAATGCGCAGGTTAATACATTCTAATTTTCTGGTACTAAAAAAAGGACTATATTCAGCAGTGGGTGGATACTGGATGAATAGATAAGTAATTTCCCggtttttgtattaaataaggCTTgtcctacaataaaaaaaaaaaacaacgaaaatGATTTCTTAATGAGCGATGATTTTGGGTGTTTGACTGAAAATGTAATTTAACAAAGGtgataatcatatttttaattgaagTTTCGCTCATTCATTAATAGACTACGTATTGTTATGAGTCGTTTTCGCGGGCCATATTGACAGCCTCGCAAATCCGACCCAAAAGCCGTAGTTGGGAGACCCCTGTTGTAATAAATCGACTTTCTCTACCACATCTCCCAAAATTTTCGCACTATGGCGAGTTAGCCCTGGACCCCTGGAGTCAAAAATATAGGAAAGATTcgtgtcagtttttttttcaaatactcATCACATAGATGTCATAGGTCataagaaaccggccaagtgcgagtcggactcgcgcaccgagggttccgtactttttagtatttgttgttacagcggcaacagaaatacatcatctgtgaaaatttcaactgtctagctttcatgagatacagcctggtgacagaaagacaaacggacagcggagtcttagtaattttaaccctttgggtacggaaccctaaaaacacgaaTTTTAAGCAAATAGTGCAACTCACCCCCACATCTTGCTCTTATATTTGTCGCCCAGTTTCTTGAGAATGGCCAAGTACTCGTTGCGGCACGCCGCGTTGCAGTCGAGGATGTGCGGCAACACCGACACCACGCACAGCGGCTTCTCCGAGCATGCCTTCATTGTTTCCGAGGACACGATCTGGAAATTATATGGTACATTCATTATTATGTATTAGTTTAAGACTGCGAGTCCAACGAATGCGATATAgaagtaaatttttttatggAGTTAAGAATTTTAATAACTCTAGGGTTgttagggggcgttcaaatattacgtaacgcaattttcgaagatttttgaccCCCCGTGTAACGAGCCGTAATGTTTTCGTGTAAGACTGTCTCCGATATGTATTTAATTGAGTAGATATACCTATcgtgcaataggagaggcctatgtcgtGAATGAGAGTAAGCTGATGATGATACCTATCGCGGATCAAAGCAACCATGGGCTCTCCCTTCTTCTTTCCGTGAGCCGTAGTTTgaagattaataataataattatcatgTTGTTTCCTTTCCTCGACTTAAACCAGTTCAAATCACTTTTTGATACACATGCCACCTTTACACATGGCCCTGATAAGTTTTACGACGTTTCACAAGCTGAACAAATCGCTCTAGTAACAATTTCACAGTTCAGTTCCATTTGGGTCGTAATATTGACGTGTGCagtaaaaatttcaaaacgttTGCCTATTTTTACGCCATAGAAGTAGGTATAACGTGGGAACAGTCAACAGCGTCGCTCAATTTGGCAAGCACAGTTATCTCATCTCAATATAGAGGTAGGGGCCACATTCAAAATGTCAactaaaatgtgatttaaatgTTTTCATGAACATTGTGGTACTCCCCCGGGGAATCCATGAGACCATTTAAGGGCTCCGTTAAAAATCAGCAACAAGCAAACACGGCAAGTCTTGTCaatgtaaaaatgtaattcagtaagcgccacttgcaccatcccactaacccggggttaaaccgttaacccagtgtcaaattgtactggtaaccattgtAACCAAGTTTAACCCGTTAACCccgggcacagaataagtaatagtattatcatacagaacggccacgcaccgccccgccccggctcgaatgccctcgccccgcgacaccggattgacggccgtttgccggccgctcagtactgtttttaagcaacttactcacactatgacgcacgacgcgtgtacagatgtgccgttcacacatagaaacgcaaatgatttttgatgtatagcgtgtccgccctgtgccccgGGTTAGTATGATGGTGCAAATGGCGCTAAGTAATTTAGAAAAAGTTTAAGGGACTGGATTTTTGTACTCAGGAACATCATGGTACGCTAAACAAACCCTCGACATTCACGTTAATTCACTTGtagtacagtaagctgcagagataactaaCCCCCCTctgcaaacaagtttctatggTCAGTCCTACTGTTCGACATTTATTAATTCACTTGTAGTATAGTAAGCTGCAGAGGTAACtgacccccctgcaaacaagtttctatgcagGGGAGTCAGtcatctctgcagcttactgcaCTTCAGGAGTGAGAACATTTTCTGCAAGTTTCTCAAGAAACCAGGTGATTATGTCACTGCTGGTGCGGCCACCGTTGCACCACGGACACACTCTACTTGCTAAGAACATCTTAGTAAGCTAAACCCTGACTTAAACATACCTGTAGTACTTCAGGGGCAGGAACATTCTCAGCTAACTTCTCAAGAGCCCAGGTGACGATGTCGCTGCTGGTGCGGCCGCCGTTGTAGTCCTCCGCGGAGTCGCTGGTCTTCTTGCCCGAGGGGAACATTTTGATGGTGGGGTAGCCCTGGACTTGGTAGCGGCTCGCCATGGCCTGGTGCACGGTGGCGTCGAGCGCGCCGAGTTTCACCTGCAAATGTAAATATactctgtcaaacaactttgtcagtagaaaaccgcgcgaaattaaaattttctatgggacgataaccctcacgcctacgttttttaaatttgtcgcttttttctactgacggaaatggcttgacagactatagttgGTTAGTTTACATCATTTTAGCATAAAACTGCCAAAACTAGTATGAAACGAGTGATTAGGTAGTAAATTGGCCCCTCAAACTATCATTTTAGTATctgggttaaaaaaaaatgattaaaaaaaaactgcgagCAGCTGGTAGTAGCTAATACTGCTAGAAACTTCGCCAATATTCTATTGTTCAATAAATAAAGACAAAAGAAGGGTACATTGGAATAGAAATGAAAGAccctggcagggtcgccatcaAATAACAAGACTGATCTTGTTATATCGTCTCGAGCAGTGGCTGAGAGAATGTAGTGTAATAGAATTGTAATCGGGAAATTTGACGCCACTATTGACCAATCTTGTTTAACAAAGAGAGGAGGACGTTTCGAGTTACATTTCTCAAAATAGCAACCGGCGACCGGCATTGTCGGCATTCGAGTTTCTTTAGAGCAGTAAACGACATCTTTTCtgaatcaaacattttatttggTTTTCAGCCGCAATATACCCATTCAATGTGAAATTATAAAGCATCGAGGACAATTGcgaatatatttacataatgtTAATTAAAAGGTAAGTCATTATGTCATTAATTATGTATGAAGTCCCATTATCATTATAGGACTTTCTTTGAACATTTTGACATTGAAACAAGTGTTGGCTGTTGACATTTAAACAAAGTGAAATAAATATTGCGAATTTAGAAATTTAGTTACACTTTATAGAGATAGCTTCAAAAGAGATGTCATCGTCAGTTCAACATCTTGCCTTTGGCATGcacatatatattaaaaatgtgtACTTTAGTTAAGCAATTTCCAAATTATTTCGTAAAGCGTTCAGACTTTTTTTTGTGCTAATCCAAGACCGCAATATAAAAATCTCAATCAGCCACCGTGTAtgaattataaaaacaatgctTATAATATTGTGATCTATAACAAGTTGCCAGTTCAAATAAAACCTCTCGAAGGCAATGAATTTAAGCCAACCTTAAGAAATTGGCTTCTTGATCGGTGCTTCtaaaagcgaggtttagactataTAGCAAGAACATGCATGCgaatttcgttacattgcggtatctgatcaaccttttgaatacagtttactttagtggtcggcaatgtaacttaaattgcatgcaagttcttgctagtctaaaccttgcTGAAGACTCAAGATGTTTTAAATAACGTGAAGTAACGGTCTGggttaatttgtaaataatggTTATTTGTACTGGTTTTGGTTTATGGTTATAACTATATGAATGGctgtaattatataatatttgataactttaataaaatgttaaagttGTTTATAGTTATAAAGTTTtcaaatgtaattatttttaagatgcCTTCATGGATTTGCATGTGGTTTGTACACAGCTGAATTACTTACATTAAGACCTGTAAACGTTACCctttttatgcaaataaataattgtttgtttaGAAATTTTCTAACCCAATTGACTTTTGACCGCACCAGGGCGCGAAGAACTCCACCAGCCACAGATCCTCGCTGTCCAGCACCAACTTAAAGTTTCTGTATGCAAGAGAGACAGCGACATGCACGTATATAGCGTCCTACTCGCACAGAAAGTTAAGAAGGTTCGTTACCTTGCCCTTGAGCTCAGTGGCCGCCTTAGCCCAGTGTGGTTCCAGGTTCTTGCAGTGGCCGCACCAGGGCGCGTAGAACTCCACCAGCCACAGGTCCTCGCTGTCCAGCACCAGCTCCTTGAAATTGCTGTCTGTGAGCGTGATCACGTCCGACTGAAACGAGAGATAAAAATTAGAGGGAGAGGAAACATATTTGGTTTAgctcagggtttcttaaagtgggatACGCGAACCCTTAAGAATTCACCAGTGATTTCGCAGGAGTCAACTGATGATAGGTAAAATAAACTGCCCGGCTTCGGCGTTAAACAGAATTGAAAATGCAAATCATATTTTGGGATTTTCTAGGGGTGTAATAACCAATATGTAATGTGTAAGTATGTTGTTTTCTACGGCCTGCCCAGAGACAACATGTGATCAAATCgtgggaaaaaaaaaattgaagtatACTATCAACTTTAATTGTTGGGATGTTTAcgacattatttttgtactttCCGTTCAGTATTGGGTAATTTTTTACAGGTACCGTCGGCAGACATGTCAAATAAATAACACCGTAATAAAGATCtgcttataaaatattttgaagagAATATGAGGAGTTATCGtctcataatattaatattatgcttATAGAGTATATttataacaatgtatttttttattaataaatgcatACGCTAGCAATCGACAgactaataaatatataaaaaaacattatcccAATTATTATATCCCTGCCCTAGTAGAAACTTAGTATTTGATGgtgattttatatgaaaaattaaaaactttgtatAGTATTAAGGGGTCGTGAGTTGTCCTAATACAACGCAAGTGCAGCAAAAGTTATTGGCAACAGAAGTTACTATTCGGTCaaagtgttcaaaatgatctgaaCACAAATAAGATCACGTGTAGGTCATTTTGAACACCCACttagctacttctgctgctgactgtacttaaagCAACAGAACTGACAAAGCGTCTGACATCTTTGTCTTAAAGCTTCAAAAATTATGATCAGTATGGCATCTGACTtaatgttaataacaaaataactaCTAGAACAGATGAAAAGCTCTCAAATTGCTGAGTTGGCCATCTGCCAAATCCATGTAAGGATTGTATCAGCTTACGTGTTATTGAGCTATAGGCCGTCTAAAAGTGAGAGCGCACGTGGGCGTAGAGCAGACATCGTGGGCGATATCGGGTAAATATGTGGGCCAATACGTGGATAGCTAGCTTCCATTGAGGTGAAAGAAAATTCTAGAATATAGTATAAGCTGTATCTAATATGCTACGCATTCTTAATGAATATAGGAACTGACTGGACGAAGAATTTCTGGTATTACTGCGGTCGATATATGTGcgattttcaaccaaaagggtacttattgtcgcttgtcagtaaggcgctatttccatatagcttcaattagaaatcaaccttatcaacaagctacaatgtggtaccttttggttgaaaacatcacatatttctaagaatttttatacaattctttttttttttaaatattcctacatggtatagtctgcatcttctcaaatgatttttacgcttaagacggtaatctgttaaataaaagccattgtctcttttatgcgagcggtcggccattgtgtgtgagcacgactataaatatattatgatgtttactaaatgtttttttttataatgtaatatgtagTTATAATGTAAATCACCAATGTATGCTTGGGAAAAAAGTTTGAAAGTTGAATGGACCTGGATCGAACCCAGTACCATTGACATAAGATTACTGAAGAGTCGATCAGTTGGCAACAGTATCGACACGAGGACACGACTGTTGATTGTAGAAATAACTTCGATAATTAAActagttttttacttttaattgaaacaGAAAATTTATGTCATGGTATGTTCGTAATAAAAACGTAAACGTTGCGTAAACAATCTGAACAACAATGCCCCTATTAATATAATAGCCGCTTATCTGCcggttaatttataaaaaagaaagataagataaatgtCATCGCTCCACGACGAAGCTATGTTTAAAATTCTCGAacattatgtacagtcgaaggcaataatatcgatccagacaaatggcttaaaaatatgtgaacacgattttattgtctaaggtataggagattttacatatttttgaaaatttaggaatgtatatatatttatgcccttgactgtacgtaCCTACTCTAAAGCTCCATTATTAGCTAAAATGCACTTGGCTAAtcattaaaatacatgaaaaagcTTGCAATTTTCCCATACTTCCCAAAAGTGCCACGTAGGTCACtggtataaatacctaaaagtaTGTCTCGGATATTATGAAACTgagtaataaaattgttaagaacaatatttattttatttccagccTTTCCCTACTTATTAAATTACAGTTCCAAAAGGAAAACCATGGGTTAGGGGCCTgagtttaaaatgtataaaatatatttttcaaatagaTGAAATGCTGCAATTGGGTTCCTTCCTTGCGTGGCGGACAACCAGGATGACATTTCGAACTAAGATTTAATTTACCCAGTTTATCTTTTGTTTATgcaaaattttagttttcaaAATAGTTTTGTTTGTCTGCTTCGACTTAGTCAGTTTTCGGTTCCCGATTTTCTTCGAACTTCCCTTTTTCGGATGATTAGGCGCATACAGTTTCTTGACTTGTTTATTACTGTTTCTTATAATACGTTTCGGTAGCTGCTCGTTGGCCGAATCAAAGTTGTTAGTAAAAAGCTGTAGGTTGTCCAACTTCAACTTTTTAACAGGAATTGATTGATTTTTTGATTTATGAACTATATTTCTACGAGATAATCGTTGTAGTTTCTGTGTGACATTTTGTATTTGGTCATTTGCACGGAATAGTTGTTCATGTAGCTTGTCCATGTTAAGCTTATTATGAATAACCGCTTTTGGTGTGGAAGGTTGGCTACGTAATTTCTTAACTGGAGGTGAATGGAATGATAAAAGTGGCTTCTGAACTCGAGGTTTCAACTTGTCATTTGCTTGCTGCTTGTAAGATTTATTTTGCGATTTTCGCACTGGTGGTTCACGGAATGATAACAGTGGTTTCAGTACTTGAGGTTTGCGGAACGATAAAAGTGGCTTTTGAACTACAGGTTTGTGATTCTTAGGTTTTGTTACGTTATGTTCCTTGAGTTTTTCAATGGTGCGCTGTATCTTTTTCCATGGAATATTGTGCCCATAGAGTTGACGCTAGTGTGATTGAGGattatataaaaattaggaataaaacaagtgttatattttgagttttaagaatattttaaagCTAAGTTCTGTGTGCCTGCTGtgttgtaattaaattatgacctaattaaaaatataaactgaCAAGTAACATAGTAGGAACATAGCATCGATACATCAAGAATGATTTAATGTatttcaattgttttatttaaactaaataGATTCTGATGCCAACATCATTATCATATCACTAGCTAGTTACCTTTTAAACGGATATTTTAGCATAAACCATTTTGAAACTGCATGCATTTATGCTCACATCTAAAGACAAGTCTAGATTTACCTAACACAACATATCAATGACTCGCATAAGGGCTTCATTAGAAATACCAGCCCTACCTAATAAAATTCTCAACTTCATCATTGACTGTACCTTATCTCCGGAGCCTCCCGACTTCTTGCCCAAATTGTCATATGCTCGTTCCTTAGCTGCCTTGATACCCGCATCAACAAATGCATCAGCGGTCCTCTGGCCCTGGTACGGAGTGTGCTTGGAGCCGGTGAAGATCTTGATTGTGGGGAAACCAGTGACTCCATATTTGCTTGATAAGCTCTTGTGCTGGTCAGCATCTACTGCACCCACTTTTATAATGCCCTGAGAATAAATTTCTAaaatcaatataaattattaggcTGTGAATACTCATAAAAGGACACCTACACCTAGTCAAGCTAAGGGAATTATATTACAGTACAATCTCACTAATCTGGCAGTAATGCTGACACAAGAGAGCCAGATTACTGGAAGTTAGAGCAAATCTACATATTAttgatgtttttagggttccgtacccaaagggtacaaacaggaccctattactaagactatgctgtctgtctgtcaccaggctgtatctcatgaaccgtgatagctagacagttgaaattttcacagatgctgtatttctgttgccgctataacaacaaatactaaaaacagaataagataaatatttaagtggggctcccatacaacaaacgtgattttcttgccgttttttgcgtaatggtatggaacccttcgtgcgcgagtccgactcgcacttggccggttttttagtaatgtcgtagaaatacattttactataaaatactaaattaaaagaAATTTCTACTCTTATCTGGAACTTCGCCTTTTATAAAGAGATAGAAGGGCAAAAATGTAAGCGCACATATTAAATTAGGACAtaaaatttattgaaatttcattgtgctgtattttttctttttctttgtgtaTCTTCTTTAGTTAATTTCGAATTATGAGTTTACTGTAGCTTTTGCGTGTAAATGTAGGAATCATgcaatagtgctaaccaccaattgtttttgttaatatgtagctactggtgagaacctgtaattggctttttgtatcatatttataaaacctatagacatgttaacagctgttggatctccgaataataataaataaaataaaaataaataaaataaaatgatcaTTTGCATCCCAATATTAGTGCCGAATTACTGAGTTTACCGGACCTTTGAAGTGCCAGATTATCGAGATTtcactatatatatatcatcaGGAATTAATCTACACAGATGAGTGACTTTCTATGTCGGTCTGCATGGGGTCTAAAGTTACGTACTTACGTAGGTAACTTCACGCGATATAAAGCTACATAGTTACCTTTAGTGCTTTAGCAGCTTTCTTATATTCGGGTACGAGGTTTTTACAATGTCCGCACCACGGGGCGTAAAACTCTACGATCCATACTTCTTCGGAATTTGTGACTAGACGGTCGAAATTACTGGGCGTTAGCTCCACCACGTCAGAGGACGAGTCGTACAGGGCCTGAGACCCCGCCGCGCATAGCAATACCCCtgaaaataatagcaaaatcaGAAACTCCGACCATGTTATCAAAACCTTACATACACACCGTGAACTAAATTTCACCCTGCATTAAGATATTATGAAAACATACCCAAGTATAATGTATGAAACATTTTCACTAATTTAACGCTACTTTAACTTATGAGTTATGAGCTAACGAAACACCGGCTTTGTTCTGCAATTTTTACAACTTTGAGAGAGTCATCGGCGAAACAACGGTTGAAAGAAATACACGTCAATTCTTCGCGAGTGTCAAGGCACCGGAGATTGTCAATGGATTTCGTGGTAGCGCATGATTGGTACATTTTGGTTTGGGCGCCaacaactaaaattttaaaatccatTGTTAtacgtaaatatatatttattgaatcaaggaaatttttatgttaaaaattCTAACCAGTCGCGCGTGCtagaaaaaaatcaatttatgcTCGTTTCGGTGCTCCTGTGTGGTCCCTTCGgtagtgttttaatttatcgccactcgttgcgaatttctatttttcgcacttgtatcgtaatgtactataaattaaaatttatataattggtcaaaccaaattgtcaataaataagaacaaaaaaaaactagtgctagtagtactagtgtaagacaaagatagtatgtttctcactgtctatgtttgaaatgagacagtcctttgacgaACTATAAGTtgcttgtcagtagaaaaaggcgcgaaattcaaattttccatgggacgataacccttcggggtcttccggttcgagcgccatcttgatagttagcatcgtgattaattactttgttttttgctcattaatattgtttaaagtgtaatatcgatagcttattatacaataaactaatgtggtagtgtgcagtgaatggagaattaattttgaagcgcgtttaaccaccatcttggagttaacggccggtagtccacgtgcttcttgtaaagtctagctatcgatttacaagagctaacaaatcaccgtacactgtcttgtacaaccgtacaaatttttgtcgtttgtaaacctcttaataccttgacactggcgaaatagtcccactgggctgaagccataattttaaaagaagaagaagataaccCTTCGcccctacatttttcaaatttgacgcctttttctactgacaagatttgcttgatcaaCTATATATCTATAAtactgtatattttttacatagacagagagaatcatactgtctttgtttTGCTAGTACTAGCACTTAAAAGAAAcagatgagtataattttcctggtttttaCTGACTGACAATTTGTGTTTGCCAAACTATAACTAACAACTCAGTTTTGCATAAGCCCGCTCCAGCCTTCGTGttgcgattcgcgcacgagtgtggagactGGAGACtatagaaaattagaatttcgcgcgtttttctactgactaAGTTATTTTACGGACAATAATTTAGCCAATTCTCTTTtaaaacatagacaaagagaatcatactgtcttcatcttacgctagtactagcacccaaaagaaagggatgagaatatttttttgttgttcttATTCACTGGCAAATttggtttgccagagtatatttTCACGCGGCCATAAACAACGCAACGTTATTGGTTGTATGTTGGTATGTTGGTACAACTGATCTTTTCTTTCATTTCCATGTTTTGAATAAATTTTGCATGGAACGGAACTTTTACGCAGACATTTTCACGCGACGTACATTTTCTGCGTTGTTTCGAAGAgaattttttcaatat
This genomic window contains:
- the LOC134756078 gene encoding protein disulfide-isomerase A6 homolog, with protein sequence MFHTLYLGVLLCAAGSQALYDSSSDVVELTPSNFDRLVTNSEEVWIVEFYAPWCGHCKNLVPEYKKAAKALKGIIKVGAVDADQHKSLSSKYGVTGFPTIKIFTGSKHTPYQGQRTADAFVDAGIKAAKERAYDNLGKKSGGSGDKSDVITLTDSNFKELVLDSEDLWLVEFYAPWCGHCKNLEPHWAKAATELKGKVKLGALDATVHQAMASRYQVQGYPTIKMFPSGKKTSDSAEDYNGGRTSSDIVTWALEKLAENVPAPEVLQIVSSETMKACSEKPLCVVSVLPHILDCNAACRNEYLAILKKLGDKYKSKMWGWVWSEAGAQTALEEALELGGFGYPAMAVVNAKKLKFSTLRGSFSETGINEFLRDLSFGRGQTAPVRGAEMPDVAAGEPWDGKDGELPQEEDIDLSDVDLEKDEL